One segment of Strix aluco isolate bStrAlu1 chromosome 4, bStrAlu1.hap1, whole genome shotgun sequence DNA contains the following:
- the SIX1 gene encoding homeobox protein SIX1 — MSMLPSFGFTQEQVACVCEVLQQGGNLERLGRFLWSLPACDHLHKNESVLKAKAVVAFHRGNFRELYKILESHQFSPHNHPKLQQLWLKAHYVEAEKLRGRPLGAVGKYRVRRKFPLPRTIWDGEETSYCFKEKSRGVLREWYAHNPYPSPREKRELAEATGLTTTQVSNWFKNRRQRDRAAEAKERENTENNNAATNKPNQLSPLDGSKPLMSSSEEEFSPPQSPDQNSVLLLQGNLSHARSSGYSLSGLAASQTPHSLQGHQLQDSLLGPLTSSLVDLGS; from the exons ATGTCGATGCTGCCGTCGTTTGGCTTCACGCAGGAGCAGGTCGCCTGCGTCTGCGAGGTGCTGCAGCAAGGGGGGAACCTGGAGAGGTTGGGCCGGTTCCTCTGGTCGCTGCCGGCCTGCGACCACCTGCACAAGAACGAGAGCGTCCTGAAGGCCAAGGCGGTGGTGGCCTTCCACCGCGGCAACTTCCGCGAGCTCTACAAGATCCTGGAGAGCCACCAGTTCTCCCCCCACAACCACCccaagctgcagcagctctggctgaagGCGCACTACGTGGAAGCCGAGAAACTGCGGGGCAGACCCTTGGGCGCCGTCGGCAAATACCGCGTCCGCCGAAAATTCCCTTTGCCCCGCACCATCTGGGACGGCGAGGAGACGAGTTACTGCTTCAAGGAGAAATCCCGGGGCGTCCTGCGGGAATGGTACGCCCACAACCCCTACCCTTCTCCCCGGGAAAAGCGGGAGCTGGCGGAAGCCACCGGTCTCACCACCACCCAGGTCAGCAACTGGTTCAAGAACCGGAGGCAGCGGGACCGAGCGGCGGAGGCGAAGGAAAG GGAGAACACGGAAAACAACAACGCGGCCACCAACAAACCGAACCAACTCTCGCCTTTGGATGGGAGCAAACCCCTCATGTCCAGCTCCGAGGAAGAGTTTTCTCCTCCCCAAAGCCCGGATCAGAACTCGGTCCTGCTCTTGCAGGGAAACCTCAGCCACGCCAGGAGCTCCGGCTACTCCCTGAGCGGTTTAGCCGCATCCCAGACCCCTCACAGCCTCCAAGGTCACCAGCTCCAGGACTCGCTGCTGGGACCCCTCACGTCCAGCCTGGTGGATCTGGGATCCTAA